The window CGTTCTGCCTGTCGTTCAACGCGACCGTGGAGGACTTCCCGTTCAACCCGGAGACCTCGGTCTTCAAGGTGCTGGGCAAGCTCTTCGCGCTGACGAACCTGGACGCGCGGCCCCTGACGGTCAATCTGAAGTGCGACCCGGATGACGCGGTACGCCTGCGCGGTGAACACCCGGGCCTGATCGTCCCCGGCTGGCACATGAACAAGCGGCACTGGAACACGGTGACGGTCGACGGCGAGCTCCCGGACCGTCTCGTCCGGGAGCTCGTCGAGGACTCGTACGACCTGGTCGTGGCCGGTCTACCGAGAGCCGACCGGCTCCGCCTCGACCGCCCCTGAACCGGCCGACCGCCAGGTCCGCAGGCCGAGTGCGATCAGGGCCGCGCCTACCAGGAGGATCGCCGCGTCGATCCCCATGACCAGGCGGGTGCCGGACAGCAGGTCGTCGGAGGTCGTCGCGAGGACGCCCAGCAGGGGGATGCCGATCGTGATGCCGACCTGCTGGGTCGAGGTGACCAGGCCGGTGGCCAGGCCCTGTTCCTCGTCGGGGACGCCCGAGGTGACCGTCAGGCCGTAGGAGATGATCGCGGCCACGTGAGGCATGCTCGCCAGCGAGACGGCGACCACGGCGAGCCAGACGGACCAGCTGTGCGCGTTCAGGAACAGCAGGGCGATCATGAAGGCGCCCTGGCCGGTGAGCCCGGCGACAAGGGTGCGGCGCGCGCCGAGACGGCTGACGACCCTGGGGGTGAGCGAGCCCGCGATCACCGCCATGATCCCCTGGACGCCGAAGACCAGGCCCGCCTCCCAGGACGACAGATGCAGGATCTCCTGCAGGTACAGGGTGAGGACGAACACCACCGTCGACATCATCGAGAAGGTGATCAGCCCGCCGAGGTTGCCCCACGCCACCGTGCGGCGGCGCAGCATGGAGAGGGAGACCAGGGGTGCGTCGGTGCGGGACTCGACCACCGCGAAGGCCGTCAGGAGCGCGATGCCCGCGATCAGCGTCACGACGACGTCGGCGCGGCCGAAGCCGTGGTCGGCGGCCGTTGTCAGGGCGTAGATCAGGGACAGCAGACCACCGGTGACGGTGATCGCGCCGGGCACGTCCAGGTGCGGGCGGTCGGGGGTGCGGGACTCGGGCAGCAGGCCGGGCGCGAGCGGCAGCACGATCAGCGCGAAGACGGCGAGCAGGCCCATCGTGGAGCGCCAGCCGAGTGCGTCGGTCAGGACACCGCCCGCGACCACGCCGACGGTGAAGCCGAGGGACATCAGTGTCCCGGAGATGCCGAGGGCGCGGTCCCGGGCGGGGCCCTCGGCGAAGGTGGTGGTCAGCAGGGACATGCCGGACGGCACGATGACGGCCGCGCCGAGGCCCTGCAGCGCGCGTCCCGTGAGGAACGACGCCGGGTCCCAGGCGAACGTCGCGAGCAGCGAGGCCGCGGCGAACAGGACGAGGCCGGTGAGGAACAGCTTGCGGCGGCCGTACAGGTCGCCGATGCGGCCGAAGAGGAGCAGGAAGCCGCCGGACGGCAGCGCGAACGCCGTGACCGCCCACTGCAGCGCCGACTGGCTCATGCCGAGGTCCGCGCCGAGGACGGGGAGGGCGACGTTCAGGACGGAGAAGTCGAGCGCGACCATGAAGTTCGCGGCGCACAGGACGAACAGGATGAGTCTGTCGCGCGTCGATAATCGGGGGGTGTCGAGCGGTGGGGACGTCGGGGGACTGGTGGGATCGATCGCCATGGGCTAGAGACTGACGGTGGTGGAATAGCCGTGGGGAGCGGGCAGTTGTCCTGGTGGTGGCACCACCAGCCAACAGGGTGAGGGGGATCCCTACGTGTCCAAGGGCACGCTGAAGAGCCAACGGCAGCGCGAGTTACGCGAGTTCCTGATGAGCAGGCGGGCCCGGGTGACACCGGCCGAGGCGGGCCTGCCGGACGGCGGAGCGCGGCGGCGTACGCCGGGGCTGCGGCGCGAGGAGGTCGCCGTGCTCGCCGGAGTGGGCGCTTCCTGGTACCAGTGGCTGGAGCAGGGGCGGGACATCTCCGTGTCGCCCCAGGTGCTGGACGCGGTCGCCCGTGTGCTGCGGCTGAGCGACGCCGAGCGCCGGCATCTGTACCTGCTGGCCGGGCTGAACCCGCCGGCGCCCGAAGTGGCGGCACCGGCGCCGCAGGACATGTGCGACGGGCTGCGGCGGCTGATCGACGCGTGGATGCCGCATCCGGCGTACATCATGGACAAGTACTACAACGCCGTGCTGCACAGCGAAGCGGCCGCGGCGGTGCTCGGCATGCGGCCCGGCGAGAGGTGGAACTGCCTCATCGAGTTCTTCGCGAATCCGATGTACCGGTCACGGCCGAGAAGCTGGGACGCGAACGCCCGTACGCTCGTGGCGCAGTTCCGCGCGGCCTGCTCGGCCTCTCCCGACGACGAGGGGTTCCAGGCCGTACTGGCCGAAGCGAAGGCGTCCAGCCCGGAGTTCGGCACGCTGTGGGAGCGGCGGGACATCGAGGACGCCGGGCAGATCCGCAAGGAGCTGGACCATCCGGTGGTCGGACTCCTGTGCCTGGAGTCGACGGTGCTGCAGATGCCGGTGCGGCCGGATCTGTCGATCGTCCTGCACACGCCGCTGGACGAGGCCGACACGGCGGCGAAGTTGGAGTGGCTGGCGTCGCCGGAGGGGCGGCGCGGGGCGATGTACCCCGTGGCCGGTTAGGCCGGCAGGTCGCTACGTATGCTCAGGTCATGACCGACAACAGCGCGCTCGACCCCGAGGACCGCAAGATCATCACCTTGGCCCGTTCCGCGCGGGCCCGCAACGGCGTGCCCGAGGGGGCGGCCGTACGGGACGAGACCGGCCGTACGTATGTCGCCGGGACCGTCGCCCTGGACTCCCTGAAGCTGAGCGCGCTGCAGACGGCGGTGGCGATGGCGGCGGCGTCGGGGGCGAAGTCGCTGGAGGCGGCGGCGGTCGTGACCGAGGCGCAGGCGCCGTCGGCGCAGGACCGGGCGGCGGTGCGGGATCTGGGCGGGCCGGGTACGCCGGTGCTGGTGGCGGGGCCCGACGGGGCGCTGCGGGCTACGGTGACGGCGGGCTGAGGTCCGGGGAGTTCTTCGCCCCCGCCGCCCCTGCCCCGCTGATCGGCGCTGAGAAGCGAACGTCAGCGGGCGAGTGTCAGTGCTCGGTGCCACGCTGAGGTGGTACAGATCTGCGAAAGGGCATCGCCATGATCACCACTGACCTCTCCCCCGGCTCCCCCTGTTGGCTCGACCTCGGCGCCCCCGACGTCCGGGCCGCCGCGGCCTTCTACGGCGCGGTGCTCGGCTGGGAGTACGAGTCCATGGGCGAGGCGGAGGACTTCGAAGGCGGGATGTTCAAGAAGGACGGCAAGACCGTCGCCGGGCTGGGCAAGCTCACCGAGGAGGGTGCGCGGTCGGCCTGGATGATCTACTACACCGTCGACGACGCGGACGCTGCGACCCAGGCCGTGGAGCGCGCGGGCGGCACCGTGCGGGTGGCGCCGCGGGACCTCGACGACTGGGGGCGGATGGCGCAGTTCAACGATCCGCTGGGCGGCCAGTTCGCCGTCTGGCAGCCGGGGAAGAACTCGGGCTTCGAGCTGGCCGACGAGCCGGGGTCGCTGTCGTGGACCGAGCTGTACACGAGCGATGCCGCGGGCGCGAAGGAGTTCTACGGCGGTGTCTTCGGCTGGCAGTTCAGCGACATGCCGCTGCCGGGCGGCGGGGGCGCGTACACCCTCATCACGCCGGCCGGGCTGCCCGAGGAGCGTATGCAGGGCGGCCTCATGGAGCTGCCCGCGGAGAACCTCGCGCTGGCGAACGGGCGGCCGTACTGGCACCCGGTCTTCAACGTCACCGACTGCGACGCCGCCGTCGCCAAGGTCACGGAGAACGGCGGCAGCGTGCAGATGGGGCCGGAGGACGCGGAGGGCGTCGGCCGGCTGGCGGTCTGCGTCGACCCGGCGATGGCGGACTTCGTGGTGCTGACGCCGGCCACGCCGAGCTGAGCCCGCAAGGCCGCGGCGCCGCAGTCGTCACGCCGAGCGCCGGAACCCGATCGTCGGCACCGCCCGCCGCAGCGGCCACGGTCTGCCCTGTTCCTCCGGCACCTGATCCGCCAGGAACGCGTACCGGTGCAGGGCCTCGGGGTCCTGCCGGTCGAGGGAGCGGACCTTGCGCCACCAGGCGCCGATCTCGGCCCAGCCGGGGGCGGACAGGGAGCCGCCGAACTCCTGGACCGAGAGGGCTGCCGTCAGGCCCGCGAAGGCCAGGCGGTCGGCGAGGGGCCAGTCGGCCAGGGTGCCCGCGACGAAGCCGGCCACGAAGACGTCGCCGGCGCCGGTCGGGTCGAGGGCCTCGACGGCGATCGCGGGGACCTCGGCCGTCTCCCCGGTCCGTCCGTCCACCGCGTACGCGCCCTCCGCGCCGAGGGTGACGACCGCGAGCGGGACGTACGCGGTGAGGGCGTGGGCGGCCTCGCGCGGGCAGTCGGTGCCCGTGTACCGCATGGCCTCCTGCGCGTTCGGCAGGAAGGCCTCGCAGTGCTCCAGGTCGGCCAGTCCCGGCAGGTCCCATGCCCCCGTGTCGTCCCAGCCGACGTCGGCGAAGATACGGGTGCCCTTGCTCGCGGCCTGCGCGATCCAGGGGGCCCGCCGGCCCGGCACGAGGGAGGCGACCGCGGCACGCGCGCGTGGCGGGCAGTCGGGCGCCGGCTCCTCCGGGGGCGGCTCGTGGCCGTGGGAGACCATCGTGCGCTCCCCCTCGTACGCCATCGAGACCGTGACCGGGGAGTGCCAGTCCGGCACCGTGCGCGACGGCGTCAGGTCGATGCCCTCGCCGTGCTCCAGCGCGTCCCAGCAGTACTCGCCGTAGTGGTCGTCGCCGAAGGCCGCGGCGAGCGAGGTCCGCAGGCCGAGGCGGGCCAGGGCCGTCGCCATGTTCGCCACGCCGCCGGGGCTCGACCCCATCCCGCGCGCCCACGATTCGGTGCCGCGCACCGGGGCCGAATCCAGGCCGGTGAAGATGATGTCGAGGAAGACCGTGCCCGTGAGATACACGTCCCAGGGCGGGTCGGCGGGCGTGCGCAGGCCGGCGAGGGGGTCGACCTGGCTCCGGCGGTACGGCTTCCCTGCCCTGGACGACGGCCCCTGGGGCGAGGGTCCCTTTCCGTTGGGCGCGGTGGGCGTGGTCACGGTGCGCTCCCTGACGTGATGCTGATCTGGCCAGTGTGCACCACGCCACCGACAACGCCACCGCGATCCGGCCCGAGCCCCCGCGGACGACCTCACCGGAGCGGTCGGCGAGGCCCTACCAGCGGGGTACCGACGGCGTGCCCCATCCGGGGTCGGCGATCCGCATGGCGGCCGCGTCGTCGCGGTCCCGGAGCGAGCCGTCGTCTTCCAGCCACCGCCGGTGCGGCTCTTGCTGGATGTTGCGCAGCCCACCGACGTCGACCTGTCCATGACCGTCAATGGCGCGGTCGATCCGATGCGGCCCGATTACCATCGCCCCATGTCAGAGACAGGCGGCGTCCGCGAGGTGAAGTCCGCGGCGCGGACGGTCGAGTTGCTGGAGCTCCTCGCCGCGCGCGGCGACCGCCCCGCACGCCTCCAGGAGCTGGCGGACGCGCTGGAGGTGCCGCGCAGCTCCATGTACGCGCTGCTGCAGACCCTGATCTCCCGCGGCTGGGTCCGCACCGACGTCACCGGCTCGCTCTACGGCATCGGTATCCACGCCCTGCTCACCGGCACCAGCTACCTCGACTCCGACCCGCGCGTCCGCGCCGTACGCCCGTATCTGGACGAGGCGTCCGAGGCGCTGGGCGAGACGATGCACCTGGGGCGGCTGGACGGCCGGGACGTGGCGTATCTGGCGACGCGCGAGTCGCACGAATACCTGCGGACGATCAGCCGGGTGGGCCGCCGCCTCCCGGCGCACGCGGGAGCCCTGGGCAAGGCGCTGCTCGCCGAACGCCCCGACGGCGACCTCCCCGAGGGGCCGTACGAGTCCCTCACCCCGCACACCCACACCACCCGCGAGCCCCTCGCCGCCGATCTCGCCGCCGTACGGGCGCGCGGCTACTCGGTCGACCGCGAGGAGAGCGTCCCCGGCATCGTCGGCTTCGGCTTCGCCCTGCGCTACGACTCCCCGGCCCAGGACGCGATCAGCTGCTCGGTGCCGGTGGCCCGGTTGTCGGCGGGGCACGAGGAGCGGATCGTCGCGGTGATGCGGGAGATCAGGGCGAAGATCGAGGCGACGGTTCCCGGTGGGGTCGGCGGCAACGGGTCGGTGCACTGGCGCAGGTGAGGGCGCCTCTTACCCGCATTGCCTCACCGCAAACAGAACGTGCCCCAGATCACACCCCCCTCCCTTCTTCGCGCCTGTCCCTGCTTGATACAAATTCCTCGCGCGTTCCTGTCCGTCGACGGCCTGCGCCCTCCCCCTCTTGAGCCGCTCCTTTCGCATGCCCTGGGAACGCCCGTGTTCGCCCCCCGCACCACTGCCTGGCCCCTCGTCGCCCTTTTCACGGCCGGGTACCTGGCTCCGTATCTGCTGCCGACGGTCGTCGGCAGGCTCGACTCCGGACTTCCGCTCTCCCCGACCCAGGCCGGCGCCGTCGGCAGCGCGCTGCTGCTGAGTTCGGCGTCGGCGGGCGTCCTGCTGGCCTCCCGGGTGGAACGGGTCGGGGCACGGACCCTGGCACGCATCGCCCTCGTTCTCGCCGTCGTCGGCTACGGCGGGGCCGCACTCACCCACGCCGTACCGGCCGTCGTGCTCGGCGCGCTCGTCGGCGGGTTCGGCTCGGGTACGGCGACGGCGGTCGCCGCCACCGGGGTGGCCGCCCTGCCCGACCCGCACCGGGCCACCACGCTCGGCCTCCTCGGCGTCTCCGCCCTCGCGGGCGCCGTCTATCTGACGGTCCCCCACCTCGGCCCCGGACACGGCCTCCCGCTCGCCGCGATCGCCCTCACGGCGCTCGCCGTATGGCCGTTGACGGGCCGGCTCCCCGCCGCCACGACCACCTCGCGACAGGGCTGGGACACCTCGCCCGTCCCCCACCGCCGCCAGGGCCTGACCCTCGCCGCCTGCATGCTGTGCTGGTCCCTCGCCCAGAACTCCCTCTGGGGCGTCAGCGGCCGGATCGGCCTGACCCAGGCGCATCTGACGGAGGCCACGGTCGGCGCGGTGTTCGCCGTGGCGCTCGGCGCCGGGCTGCTGGGCGTCACCGGAGCGGGCGCGCTCGGCCCGCGCCTGGGTCGCGCGCTGCCCATCGGCGCGGGTACGGCCCTCATCGCGGCCTGCATCACGCTCAGCGCGTCCGCCACCGACCTGCCGACCTTCGCGACCGGCGAGATCGCCTGGAACACGCTCTACCCGATCGTCCTGTCGTACGTCATCGGCCTGGCCGCCTCCCTCGACAGGCGCGGCCGCTGGGCGGTCCTCGTCGGCTCGGCGTCGTCGCTGGGCACGGCGGCGGGCCCGCTGACCGGGAGCGTGCTCTCGGCGCAGGCCGGGTTCCCGGTCATGGGCGCGGTGCTGGCGGCCGGGCTGCTGGTGATCGCCGTACCGATGACGGCGGTGGCGCTGGGCAGGCGGCCGCAGAAGACCGTCGAAGTCGCGGAAGGCGTCGAGGTGGTCGAGATCCCCCTGGACAGCGCCGAAGCCACCCCCGCCGCCCCCGACCGCCTCACCGCGGCTACCTGAACTCGTACGCCTCCACCTCGGCCAGATACCGCGCCCGCAGCGCCTCGTCGTCGTCCAGGAAGGAGGCGAGGAACGAGTTGCGGGCGAGTTCTCGGAGCCGTTCCTCGGTCAGGCCGAGGGTCTGGCGTACGGCGTCGAAGTTGTCGCCGGCGTACCCGCCGAAGTAGGCCGGGTCGTCGGAGTTGACCGTGCACATCAGCCCGGCGTCGAGCATCGCGGGCAGGGGGTGCTCGGCGAGGACGTCGACGGTGCGCAGCCGTACGTTCGACAAGGGGCACAGCGTCAGCGGCACCCGCTCCCGCACCAGCCGCTCGACCAGCGCCGGGTCCTCCATGCACCGCAGCCCGTGGTCGACCCGCTCGACGCCGAGGACGTCGAGGGCCTCGGTGATGTAGGCGGGCGGCCCCTCCTCGCCGGCGTGCGCGACGCGCCGCAGGCCGAGGGCGGCGGCGGCCTCGTACACCTCGCGGAACTTCACCGGGGGGTGGCCGACCTCGGCCGAGTCGAGGCCGACGCCGACGATCCGGTCGAGATACGGCTCGGCGGCCCGGAGCGTCTCCATGGCCGACTCGGCGGAGTCGTCGCGCAGGAAGCACATGATGAGCCGGGTGGAGACGCCGTGGTTCGCCTCGCTGCTGCCCAGCGCCCGCCACAGCCCCTCGACGACCGTCCCCAGCTCCACCCCGCGCTTGGTGTGGGCCTGCGGGTCGAAGAAGATCTCCGCGTGCCGCACACCCTGCGCGGCGGCGCGGGCGAGGTAGGCGTTCGCCAGGTCCTCGAAGTCGCGCTCGGTGCGCAGGACGGCCATGAGCTCGTAGTACAGGTTCAGGAAGGACTGGAGGTCCTCGAACTGGTAGGCCTT of the Streptomyces sp. T12 genome contains:
- a CDS encoding MmcQ/YjbR family DNA-binding protein; translation: MTPQELRTFCLSFNATVEDFPFNPETSVFKVLGKLFALTNLDARPLTVNLKCDPDDAVRLRGEHPGLIVPGWHMNKRHWNTVTVDGELPDRLVRELVEDSYDLVVAGLPRADRLRLDRP
- a CDS encoding MFS transporter — encoded protein: MAIDPTSPPTSPPLDTPRLSTRDRLILFVLCAANFMVALDFSVLNVALPVLGADLGMSQSALQWAVTAFALPSGGFLLLFGRIGDLYGRRKLFLTGLVLFAAASLLATFAWDPASFLTGRALQGLGAAVIVPSGMSLLTTTFAEGPARDRALGISGTLMSLGFTVGVVAGGVLTDALGWRSTMGLLAVFALIVLPLAPGLLPESRTPDRPHLDVPGAITVTGGLLSLIYALTTAADHGFGRADVVVTLIAGIALLTAFAVVESRTDAPLVSLSMLRRRTVAWGNLGGLITFSMMSTVVFVLTLYLQEILHLSSWEAGLVFGVQGIMAVIAGSLTPRVVSRLGARRTLVAGLTGQGAFMIALLFLNAHSWSVWLAVVAVSLASMPHVAAIISYGLTVTSGVPDEEQGLATGLVTSTQQVGITIGIPLLGVLATTSDDLLSGTRLVMGIDAAILLVGAALIALGLRTWRSAGSGAVEAEPVGSR
- a CDS encoding helix-turn-helix transcriptional regulator; translated protein: MSRRARVTPAEAGLPDGGARRRTPGLRREEVAVLAGVGASWYQWLEQGRDISVSPQVLDAVARVLRLSDAERRHLYLLAGLNPPAPEVAAPAPQDMCDGLRRLIDAWMPHPAYIMDKYYNAVLHSEAAAAVLGMRPGERWNCLIEFFANPMYRSRPRSWDANARTLVAQFRAACSASPDDEGFQAVLAEAKASSPEFGTLWERRDIEDAGQIRKELDHPVVGLLCLESTVLQMPVRPDLSIVLHTPLDEADTAAKLEWLASPEGRRGAMYPVAG
- a CDS encoding cytidine deaminase; translated protein: MTDNSALDPEDRKIITLARSARARNGVPEGAAVRDETGRTYVAGTVALDSLKLSALQTAVAMAAASGAKSLEAAAVVTEAQAPSAQDRAAVRDLGGPGTPVLVAGPDGALRATVTAG
- a CDS encoding VOC family protein; amino-acid sequence: MITTDLSPGSPCWLDLGAPDVRAAAAFYGAVLGWEYESMGEAEDFEGGMFKKDGKTVAGLGKLTEEGARSAWMIYYTVDDADAATQAVERAGGTVRVAPRDLDDWGRMAQFNDPLGGQFAVWQPGKNSGFELADEPGSLSWTELYTSDAAGAKEFYGGVFGWQFSDMPLPGGGGAYTLITPAGLPEERMQGGLMELPAENLALANGRPYWHPVFNVTDCDAAVAKVTENGGSVQMGPEDAEGVGRLAVCVDPAMADFVVLTPATPS
- a CDS encoding carbohydrate kinase family protein, with amino-acid sequence MTTPTAPNGKGPSPQGPSSRAGKPYRRSQVDPLAGLRTPADPPWDVYLTGTVFLDIIFTGLDSAPVRGTESWARGMGSSPGGVANMATALARLGLRTSLAAAFGDDHYGEYCWDALEHGEGIDLTPSRTVPDWHSPVTVSMAYEGERTMVSHGHEPPPEEPAPDCPPRARAAVASLVPGRRAPWIAQAASKGTRIFADVGWDDTGAWDLPGLADLEHCEAFLPNAQEAMRYTGTDCPREAAHALTAYVPLAVVTLGAEGAYAVDGRTGETAEVPAIAVEALDPTGAGDVFVAGFVAGTLADWPLADRLAFAGLTAALSVQEFGGSLSAPGWAEIGAWWRKVRSLDRQDPEALHRYAFLADQVPEEQGRPWPLRRAVPTIGFRRSA
- a CDS encoding IclR family transcriptional regulator, encoding MSETGGVREVKSAARTVELLELLAARGDRPARLQELADALEVPRSSMYALLQTLISRGWVRTDVTGSLYGIGIHALLTGTSYLDSDPRVRAVRPYLDEASEALGETMHLGRLDGRDVAYLATRESHEYLRTISRVGRRLPAHAGALGKALLAERPDGDLPEGPYESLTPHTHTTREPLAADLAAVRARGYSVDREESVPGIVGFGFALRYDSPAQDAISCSVPVARLSAGHEERIVAVMREIRAKIEATVPGGVGGNGSVHWRR
- a CDS encoding MFS transporter; its protein translation is MFAPRTTAWPLVALFTAGYLAPYLLPTVVGRLDSGLPLSPTQAGAVGSALLLSSASAGVLLASRVERVGARTLARIALVLAVVGYGGAALTHAVPAVVLGALVGGFGSGTATAVAATGVAALPDPHRATTLGLLGVSALAGAVYLTVPHLGPGHGLPLAAIALTALAVWPLTGRLPAATTTSRQGWDTSPVPHRRQGLTLAACMLCWSLAQNSLWGVSGRIGLTQAHLTEATVGAVFAVALGAGLLGVTGAGALGPRLGRALPIGAGTALIAACITLSASATDLPTFATGEIAWNTLYPIVLSYVIGLAASLDRRGRWAVLVGSASSLGTAAGPLTGSVLSAQAGFPVMGAVLAAGLLVIAVPMTAVALGRRPQKTVEVAEGVEVVEIPLDSAEATPAAPDRLTAAT
- a CDS encoding adenosine deaminase translates to MSVPKAELHLHIEGTLEPELAFELADRNRVELPYADTDELRKAYQFEDLQSFLNLYYELMAVLRTERDFEDLANAYLARAAAQGVRHAEIFFDPQAHTKRGVELGTVVEGLWRALGSSEANHGVSTRLIMCFLRDDSAESAMETLRAAEPYLDRIVGVGLDSAEVGHPPVKFREVYEAAAALGLRRVAHAGEEGPPAYITEALDVLGVERVDHGLRCMEDPALVERLVRERVPLTLCPLSNVRLRTVDVLAEHPLPAMLDAGLMCTVNSDDPAYFGGYAGDNFDAVRQTLGLTEERLRELARNSFLASFLDDDEALRARYLAEVEAYEFR